CCTATTGGAATTACTATAATAGAGATATTTTTATAGCTTGGATTTTCAAGTTGCTTTTTTAACTTACATAATAGcatgttttgtaattttttcaaatttttatgcCGAATTGAATTGGAAAGAACTAGGCCAAAAAACCCATTACTTTATAGTGTGCCATAATTCTAACCACATTGCTTGTGATTTGATTCTATTGAGAATGATTTGTACTGAAGATCAACTTAACAATAGTTTAGTCTGCCATTATTCTGATtcttaaaaacatgaaattattgTCAGGAATGAGTCAGGCAGATGGGGTTTTGTGATTAAGGCTATCTATCACACCTGATCAATGAAGTAGTTGGGATAGGGCTGTCCCTGCCTTAGCCACTCCATATGTTCTATTTGTGTCCCCCAAAGGGCTCTCTTCAATGTATACAGGGGGCAGGCTAATTGTGGTATGTATACAATCATATACAAATTAATGAGTATGAATATTCTTCATTATTGCAAGAAAATGTAAGGCATAGATTTGTGGACACTGTATGTGTAAAGGGGTGTTCATGTGAGACAGTGATTCCCCTTGTTAGAGTAAAGTCGATGACCAGTCCTCATCAGAGGCATTTGGCAAGGAGACAAGCTAGTAGGTCTGCTTTGTCACCTTTCCAGGACATGGGTCCTGGTCAATAGGCCCAACCATGGGTCACCATGGTTCACTCACCACACACTCCTCCCTCACATATCTTCAACCCCTTGTATTATATAAGGGCCTAAGTTCCCCATAAGTTCTTCATTGCACAACCCACTTTTAACACCTTCATACACCAAATTCAATCTACATTTTCTCGAAACAATGGCAACAACCTTCTCAATGAGGAGTCTGAAGCTCCGGCCATGGCAGCGGTGCTCAAAGCATGTGAGGGAGCAGCGTGCTCGGCTTTATATCATATGGAGGTGCACTGTGATACTCCTTTGTTGGCATGACTGAGTTTTGGTCTGCAGCTTGGCATCTATGGAGCCTTCTCTGGAGAGAAAGAAGCTTGGATCCTTGGAATTGTAGGTGGGCAGTGGAGAGTAAAGCATGAGTGTGTTGTTTTGGTTAGAAAGTAGGGTAGTGACTAGTGAGAAAAGGCCAGGAATGTCTGGTTTTTATGTGAAATACatgtaaaaatagaaacaaagctGATAATCTAACACCCTTTTGATGCAAATTCTCCAAACTGGTGTCCATTATTACATGTTATATTGGCTCCCCTTCAGCCTACACCTCAAATTTGGCAGCTCATTCAGGGAAAAACCTGACCCTCAATGCCTCTTTCCTTGCAAAATTCGACAAATTCCTGACATGTCCAGGATCTGCAGGGCATTCTTCTCCTTGACGAACTCACTGGCTAACTCACCCTAACTCATCAATCCATCAAACTCTCCAGGATTACTCACATTAGTTTCTTAAAGCTTGGTGGTTGATCTTGATCATGGTGAAACAATGGGGAAAGGGGGTTGAGTTGGTCAACCACTACTAATTTCTCCTATCTTCCAAAAGAGTATCCTTAAGGAAATGTATGACTTAACCAAATTTTGAAGTCTTTGACTTTGCACCATCCTTTGTGGATTTTTCTCTTCTGTTGGGGGGGCCGTGTTATCTGTTTGGTTGGTAGATTAATCAATCATCGTCTTCACTACAGTATTTGGCAATTATTAAGCATATGACGACCAGGTCAACCTGAACCAGGAgaatagtgggatttttgaAGCCAATCTGAACTAGTAAAAACAGTATTTGATGTTGGATTGTcggaaaatttgaaagagaaaaaaaatcagggAAAGAAATAGAATGGAGAAGTGGAAGGGAagaaatagtgaaaaataaaaataaaaaatttaacgttgttaaaattatttttaaatgttattttaattttttatataatgattatagaattagaaaatatatgggagatttttggttattgaaaactaccaccaaaaaaaaaaagtattaaagaaaatgaattttttatatttaatttgatgatgaaaaatataaaagaaaattaaacatagttaaaattagttaaaaatttatatatttttaaattatttaatcttgatataaaaaaggaaaaaaaataaatgaaatgattttagagtaatataaaaaaataatttattaattttaaatctaatttttattttatttctattttctttacgtttcttcattttttttagaagccAACAAACATAGCCATaagtttctaatttattttaattatgtttattttattttattttaatttttttttacatttttaatagtaaaactaaacatgagaaaataatttttctttacatataGTTTTAATTTGGTTCTTTTAAAACgtgagggaaataaaataaagaagaaaaaaaaattaaaatcaataaattaattttatatattactttaaattaattttacttattttatatcttccataaaaaaaattaaaaatatataaaattttaaccaaatttaattatatttattttttatattttctaaattaaaatcaaatatgattaaattgatgtttgttttttttaactaaatagaaaaagtcaaaatatttaacttttttctatttagttaaagTTAATCTATtatattaatcaatataattaaaataaatttattatttaataaaaaatgtactTTTTCTATTTACCCAAAAACCAAACACCCCCAAGTCATTTTCCATGTTCTAAAacacaaattgaaatttgtgAGGTTGAGGAAGCTTCCAGGAAAACCCCCATTTGGTACATTGTATGGAGTTACCTATACCACAAGTACACATGCCATCAGCCATTAGTTCAGTCAGCATAATAAATCAGCCAACCATTTCAGCCAAtcaatcattttccttttaagaGCATTGTCTCAATGTCGACCAAATAATCCTTTTCATCTCTCCAAACATGTTTCCACTTAAATACTAAGCCTTCATAGACCTTTTCAAGACCCAACCAAGCATAACATAAGCAAAGAATGTAGTTTTCATGGAGGTCAGGAGAAATCAAagcaaataaaaggaaaaagaagagtaGATAGCTAGCCATCCCTACAAATAAGGTGACAGTTTGTGTTTGTGTCCAACTTTACTACCCCTACCCACAAATCAAATTTGCTCTAATTGGAAAAGTAAACAACTTACAAAGCCATTGGAAATTACTAGCATTATTGTTCCATGCATTTCTATACCCAAAATAAGAATAAGTGTTATGAGTGCTTCAGCACTACATCACATGTTTAGCTTATTATTTGACCAGACTGTACAGATGGCATCTGAAAAACAGGGAATCTACCAAATCAATATAGGGCTATCTTCTAGTAAAATATACTCATGCTAGAGTGCTAGATTCGATCCACATATGTGGTAATAGGGAGAAGCTTCAAAGTTATGACTAGGATCAATAACCTAAAACAAGGTCCAACAAGCTCTTTTTATGCTGCTCTTATCTACAATATAATGAGAGCTTCATCTCTATATGTCGCCATCGTTTTCGAACAGATCCCATCCATCATCTAAAAGCGCCTTGTGGTCATCTCTTCCTCCGCTCTCCACGGGGCTTTTCTTTGGTGATTGGCCACCAACTGAGGCTGTTGGGCTTGTCTGCTTAGGGGTCTCGGATTCATCAGATAGAGCTGGAACTGGAACTGGAGCTGGATCAGATGACATGCTCTTCAGAGAGGAGCTTGAAGAGGCTAATTTGCAACTAGTCTGGCTTGAGGAGAGGGACTGGCTGAGAGGAACTCGATCGTCAAACTTCACTTTCAGAAACTTCACATCCTGGCAAATAACAGAGATTTCTCCTCTGCAGAAGGAAAAAGACAACCATGATTTTCTCGATCAATACAGGGGTTAACAACATTTCAAAACCTTCTAGGAGTTCAGCCTCAAACAAGGAACTGCAAAGCAAACGCTCAATCAAAATGGGTCGAGCAATTTTTATGTGATTATGAAATGGAGATTGGGATATTCTGATGAGACTACAGCACGACCAGGGGAGAATATCTCAAATCCTGAGCTCACAAGTATCAAACTATCAGAAGCTTAGGAAAACCCATTAAAAAAGGAGACGGAAACACTAAACCCTAAGCAGAGAAATGAGCAAAGCCAATCGGTAGGTTTGGAGGTCCATCAACTAAGAAGTGTCTCGTATTTTGGAGAATAAATCATTCCATAAGAAACttcaaacaaatgaaaatgaaacttACTGCAACATATCAACAATGTGACCACGGTCCATCAGAAACTCCTGTAACTGAAGAAAATATTGGGAAATAGAGTTAGAATtagtataatttattatttctacaGCAGCACCTGTTGTACCAGATTACAACTGTATGCAGAAACAGCAGCTACCTTGGAATTCTCTTCTGCCTCTTGTTTTAGCATCATTGACTCTTGGACCACCTTCTCCATTATGGCTTCTTGTTCAGCAAGAGCTTTACGTGCAGACTCTTCCTTCTCAAACTTTACCTGCTCTGCTGCTTTGATATCCTCTTCTGCTGCTGCTAGCCGTGCTTCAAGAGCGTGACGCATCTGCAGAAAATATGCAAGCATATGTGGAAGAGGCATTTGCCAGGGATTATAATGTTTAAACTTTTATATCTTCATTATGATGATCAGCTAGCATGCACTATGAACTTGGCCAGCCTTACTCCCTTTTAGTTAGAAAACACATCCTTTTTTTAGTGGTTTAGATTCTCATGGGGAAAAAAATAGGCTTAAATCGGGTATTAGAGAAACAGGTTCAGAGGATTTATCAGCAGGCCATACAGTCAAGAGTCAGGCCCCAACGGTTGtttcctaatttttataaacatttATCAGTTTTGTCTAGCTATGGAGGCCGTTCATTCAGATTAGGTCAGATTCAAGCCCAACCCAAGTCTGAGCCTAATGGCAAACAGGGTGGACATATACCATGGGTTCAAGTAGCAATTGATTATTTTCAGAATCTGGTAATACCCGCATTGGACAGGATACAAGCCTGTTCAATAAGCCAATGGTGTGGCCAATGGATATGTACACACCTGCCATCCCTGCAATTAACAACCTACAGATCCATGGTCTCCgccaaatatttcaaatttgaaaccTTGAAGAATGAAATGGATACAGGTGACTTAAAGTTTGATCTAATCTAAAACATGATAAATACATATGAAAGAAGAGTTACTAGCAAATAGATGGagcaaaaatttaaaaagcacCTCATCAAGAATTTTGAGAGATTTATCCCTTTCATCCGACAAGCTGAGTAGGCGAGATTGAAGCTCCCTTGCTTCAGTTGCTAAAATGGCCTTTTCTCCATACACTTCTCCTGCATGCTGCAAGGATAAGGAAACAGACAGTTCTGCGTTAGTTGAATTTTGACTGAATATGAGAAACTCATAAATCAGATAGCATCTCCTAATTGACAAATACACAACCATTCCATTTGCTTCCTTCGCATGTTGCAGCATCTCTTTCAGTTCTTCCACCCTGGTGAGGATTTCCAAACCTCCCCTAGCAGCTTCTTCCCTGGCTTGTTGTGCAGCTTTCTCCTGGAGTTCTACCTCTCTCATGATATTCATAACTGAGTCCATGGATGAAAATAATGTTTTCTGCACAACAGAGGAATAATTTGAATCTGAAGTTCAGGGGTTGTGTCCATGTGTATCTAAAATAAATAGGCAACAGAGAATTACACCTGATGACATTCAATTAAAACTTCAGCCAAAACTGTTCCTATGTTACTTGAAAATACCCAACCCTATCTGGGAATTGCAGTAAATTTaccataaatgagaaaaaccaAATAGCACAGTTTGAGGGCAGTATTACCTTATTATTTTTGGCATcttcaatcatttcttcaagAAAATCAGTACTACAGATGTGGCCTGATTGGGTTACTATAGTGTTCAAGACAGGCTCAACCACGTCACCAACCATTTCAATATCAAAGCCATCTTCTTGCTTGGCATCATGATCAAAAGAAACACTTGACTCTTCTTTCTCGCAATGAGTAATACAAGAGATAGAATCAATTTCTGCTTGGAGAAGACGTTCTGGAGCATCCGTATCTGGTACTTGAATCATCTCGACTTGGATGCCATCCAAACCTGATGCTTCCTGCCCTTTTTTATGAGTTACTGTGTCAAAATCACACGCCACGAGATTAAAAGAGTCTGAGTCTGCATGCTGATCATTCAAGCTGCTGATGATACCATCTCCATGCATTG
Above is a genomic segment from Vitis riparia cultivar Riparia Gloire de Montpellier isolate 1030 chromosome 7, EGFV_Vit.rip_1.0, whole genome shotgun sequence containing:
- the LOC117918362 gene encoding uncharacterized protein LOC117918362 isoform X3, with product MGFKAVYRALQDVFPQVDARLLKAVAIEHSKDADAAVEFVLHDVLPFMSQHPGSSGSCYENQLLEDSSSGMVEGEEESIPADHQHVVEEAKAANVDLSTKSGSVADENPNDDEAMDGSTALDFYDANDGHDEVYENTESEELIPLEQDSKDLDLQDTSVKASSVTSNASMHGDGIISSLNDQHADSDSFNLVACDFDTVTHKKGQEASGLDGIQVEMIQVPDTDAPERLLQAEIDSISCITHCEKEESSVSFDHDAKQEDGFDIEMVGDVVEPVLNTIVTQSGHICSTDFLEEMIEDAKNNKKTLFSSMDSVMNIMREVELQEKAAQQAREEAARGGLEILTRVEELKEMLQHAKEANGMHAGEVYGEKAILATEARELQSRLLSLSDERDKSLKILDEMRHALEARLAAAEEDIKAAEQVKFEKEESARKALAEQEAIMEKVVQESMMLKQEAEENSKLQEFLMDRGHIVDMLQGEISVICQDVKFLKVKFDDRVPLSQSLSSSQTSCKLASSSSSLKSMSSDPAPVPVPALSDESETPKQTSPTASVGGQSPKKSPVESGGRDDHKALLDDGWDLFENDGDI
- the LOC117918362 gene encoding uncharacterized protein LOC117918362 isoform X2 translates to MGFKAVYRALQDVFPQVDARLLKAVAIEHSKDADAAVEFVLHDVLPFMSQHPGSSGSCYENQLLEDSSSGMVEGEEESIPADHQHVVEEAKAANVDLSTKSGSVADENPNDDEAMDGSTALDFYDANDGHDEVYENTESEELIPLEQGQDISSKVGPGRISNIIAITPLHADDGCGDLELALEKYKMKDLTLSQDFGDSGVTNSKDLDLQDTSVKASSVTSNASMHGDGIISSLNDQHADSDSFNLVACDFDTVTHKKGQEASGLDGIQVEMIQVPDTDAPERLLQAEIDSISCITHCEKEESSVSFDHDAKQEDGFDIEMVGDVVEPVLNTIVTQSGHICSTDFLEEMIEDAKNNKKTLFSSMDSVMNIMREVELQEKAAQQAREEAARGGLEILTRVEELKEMLQHAKEANGMHAGEVYGEKAILATEARELQSRLLSLSDERDKSLKILDEMRHALEARLAAAEEDIKAAEQVKFEKEESARKALAEQEAIMEKVVQESMMLKQEAEENSKLQEFLMDRGHIVDMLQGEISVICQDVKFLKVKFDDRVPLSQSLSSSQTSCKLASSSSSLKSMSSDPAPVPVPALSDESETPKQTSPTASVGGQSPKKSPVESGGRDDHKALLDDGWDLFENDGDI
- the LOC117918362 gene encoding uncharacterized protein LOC117918362 isoform X1, whose protein sequence is MGFKAVYRALQDVFPQVDARLLKAVAIEHSKDADAAVEFVLHDVLPFMSQHPGSSGSCYENQLLEDSSSGMVEGEEESIPADHQHVVEEAKAANVDLSTKSGSVADENPNDDEAMDGSTALDFYDANDGHDEVYENTESEELIPLEQGQDISSKVGPGRISNIIAITPLHADDGCGDLELALEKYKMKDLTLSQDFGDSGVTSIIDFLFQITPKTLIHEDDSMVDGLNDPHADSKDLDLQDTSVKASSVTSNASMHGDGIISSLNDQHADSDSFNLVACDFDTVTHKKGQEASGLDGIQVEMIQVPDTDAPERLLQAEIDSISCITHCEKEESSVSFDHDAKQEDGFDIEMVGDVVEPVLNTIVTQSGHICSTDFLEEMIEDAKNNKKTLFSSMDSVMNIMREVELQEKAAQQAREEAARGGLEILTRVEELKEMLQHAKEANGMHAGEVYGEKAILATEARELQSRLLSLSDERDKSLKILDEMRHALEARLAAAEEDIKAAEQVKFEKEESARKALAEQEAIMEKVVQESMMLKQEAEENSKLQEFLMDRGHIVDMLQGEISVICQDVKFLKVKFDDRVPLSQSLSSSQTSCKLASSSSSLKSMSSDPAPVPVPALSDESETPKQTSPTASVGGQSPKKSPVESGGRDDHKALLDDGWDLFENDGDI